From Amycolatopsis sp. WQ 127309:
CGAAGACATCAGGAACCTGATCATCGTCGGATCGGGTCCTGCCGGATACACCGCTGCCGTTTACGCGGCGCGGGCGCAACTCGAACCGCTGGTGTTCGAGGGCACGCAGTTCGGTGGCGCGCTGATGACGACGACCGAGGTCGAGAACTTCCCCGGGTTTCGCGACGGCATCATGGGTCCGGACCTGATGGAGGAGATGCGCAAGCAGGCCGAGCGCTTCGGCGCCGAGCTGCGCGCGGAGGACGTCGAGTCGGTCGAGCTGACCGGCGAGGTCAAGTACGTGACCGCGAACGGCAAGCGGTACGCCGCCCGCGCGGTCGTCCTCGCGATGGGCGCGGCGGCGCGGTACCTGAACGTGCCGGGTGAGCAGGAGCTGCTCGGGCGTGGCGTGTCGGCGTGTGCGACCTGTGACGGTTTCTTCTTCCGCGACCACGACATCGTGGTCGCCGGTGGTGGCGACTCGGCGATGGAGGAGGCGACCTTCCTGACGAAGTTCGCGAAGTCCGTCACCGTGGTGCACCGCCGTGAGGAGTTCCG
This genomic window contains:
- the trxB gene encoding thioredoxin-disulfide reductase, producing the protein MAAEDIRNLIIVGSGPAGYTAAVYAARAQLEPLVFEGTQFGGALMTTTEVENFPGFRDGIMGPDLMEEMRKQAERFGAELRAEDVESVELTGEVKYVTANGKRYAARAVVLAMGAAARYLNVPGEQELLGRGVSACATCDGFFFRDHDIVVAGGGDSAMEEATFLTKFAKSVTVVHRREEFRASKIMLERARANEKIKWKLNSQITGVVGDNKVEGLKLKDTQDGSESTLDVSGFFVAIGHDPRSALVRGQVDLDEDGYVITQGRSSYTNLDGVFAAGDLVDRTYRQAITASGSGCSAAIDAERWLAEHGDSDAHEAAELVGGGYGAGTN